cccacccccttccgcccccacaaaggacgaaaatctgttgcatccacaatattgcacattcgagaaaacataagacgcagaatcatagataacgaccatatctatcagattgctgaatctggaccagatcagataatttttatagccaaaaggaacaaatcaatttgcactggctacgcagcgcccgacgtcacgctcagactgattttctgtctctctcgcacgcactctttgtcgtgtcgtttaatattagcagcgtctgccggaggagagccatactgacttagtatcgggtataactgtagagttgcggtgtccgcagcaactcacaacgttccccctcgtttttattacaGCAGCGGCTTGAGTATACAATCGAATACGAATTAATATCTATGCACAACACTCGATCAATCAATCATCCAACACACATTACAAGCTTTacacaaattaaaaacgcaCTCCCTACGCACACATTAGACTTATTAGAACCCCCAAACGTAAGAGAGAGTAGTCTTGGATAGGTATTGGGCTGACGGCTGGGAGGTGCAGAGGTCAGAGCTCCTCGAAGAAGGCCACACGGGCCTTGGTCGAGCCGGATTTGAGCTTCTTGAGCGTTGAGTATTTATTTTCACCGGCCTTAATTTGGGCCTCACTGAGTATGTCGAGGTTGCTCTGGTTCTCTTCGATCTTGTGTGGTGCGATCTCGGAGCGGAGGGTCTGCAGCTGGTTCTGCACCTGCTTCTTGGACTTGCGCAGATACTCCAAATGGTTGCGCTCCATTTCGTTGGTAATCTGCTCCATTTCGTTGTCGGTGAGTATGAACTCCTTTGGCTCAAAGTCATCGGAAATGCCGCTCGAGTTGTCCCCCTGAACTAGATAGTGTGATGCGGACGTGGTTAGATCGGCACCGCCGGCCGTTTCCATGTCATTGGTGGAGCTACTCGTGGTTAGCGAGGGCGTACTGATCGCCGCCAGGCTGGAGGATGTATTGACCGCATTGGATACGGTGGAGGCGGTTAGCAGGCTGTCCGTTGAGGATTTGCGTCCGCTGTTGAGGAAGTGCAGCAGGCGGGCGGTGGCCTCGCGCTCAGCCATCTTGGCACAGATGAGCTCCTTCTTGAGCTTCTCGGTTTCGGCCTCACGCTTGTCGTTCTCCACCGTCAGTTGGTGGACAAAGAAGTCGGCGTCGCGTATCTTCTTCTCCAGGTCGTGCTTCTCCCGCTCGATCTTCATCTGGCGCTCGCGGAGTCGATCCATTTCGGTCTTGAAGTGGTTGGCCTTGCATTCCGTCAGCTGCATCTGCTCCTCATTGACGCGACTCTTCTCGAAGTACAGCTCCTTGGTCTCCTCGGAACGGCGCTAGCAAAAAAATTGGACAAGATTGATTGTTCATTATAGGACTGGGTATTGTGTGCTCCAAAACTGTTTGATTCAGTTACCAACGCATCGCTCGCCATGCGCATCTCGTTCTGAAGGTGCTCAAAGCTCTTCTCCAGCTCGTAGCGATCTTGTTCGGCCTTCTCGCGCAGCTTCTTCTCCCTGATGAACTTCTTGCGCTCGATCTGTCTGCGCTGCTTCTCATCCTTGGCCTGGGCCTTCATCTGCTGAATCTCCATTGTGTCCGGCTTGCGGCGTCGCATGTACAAATCATGGTTGCCCTTGCACAGGTCGAGTATCTGGAAGGACGAATGGGACAAAAGGACATTAGCACAGTCGAGGCATTTATAATACCAAATACACTACCATTTTGTTGATGTGCAGATCCACCGAATAAAATATAAAGTTCGAGACCTTGGCATCCACCAGGCGAATGGTGAACTTTTTGTCATCGAAGCTGACGTGCCGTATCTCGTTCCATTGGAACGTTGTCTTTGGCGTTAGCTTATCACGCTCATCGTAGATGTTCAGTCCCACGGCCGTGACTCCCAGCCACAATTTGGTTTTGTTCTTATTCTGTCGAGTGAATGATGATGAAGACGATATGGGTAATCACACGAACAGCAACGTTTGGGACTTACTGTAATAGGAAAGTAGTTGACACCGTACATGTCCAGATCTTGGGCAATTTTTAGATACTCCATTTCGACCTCATCTCGCGTCATTGGCTCGTGATCCATGTACCTGAGAATGGGTCGAAATTGATTAGCTTCTCGTTCTTTGTATGTAGTGTGCATACTGACCAGGTCTTGATGCGCTCCTCCCACATCTCGGGCGTCATTTGGTACTGGTCGGTCACACCCTTTGGCAGCAGCTCGCCCCCGGCCAGCATGCCGTCCTTGTAGGTCTCGTAGTCGTAGGGCCCGTACTGGACGTGGACTGCATAGGAG
The Drosophila miranda strain MSH22 chromosome XL, D.miranda_PacBio2.1, whole genome shotgun sequence genome window above contains:
- the LOC108164576 gene encoding moesin/ezrin/radixin homolog 2; translated protein: MSPFGSKKNRSLSVRVSTFDSELEFKLEPRASGQDLFDLVCRTIGLRESWYFGLQYVDTRNNVSWLKMDKKVKDQRVELHANNNIYVFSFYAKFFPENVSEELIQEITQHLFFLQVKQSILSMDIYCRPEASVLLASYAVHVQYGPYDYETYKDGMLAGGELLPKGVTDQYQMTPEMWEERIKTWYMDHEPMTRDEVEMEYLKIAQDLDMYGVNYFPITNKNKTKLWLGVTAVGLNIYDERDKLTPKTTFQWNEIRHVSFDDKKFTIRLVDAKVSNFIFYSVDLHINKMILDLCKGNHDLYMRRRKPDTMEIQQMKAQAKDEKQRRQIERKKFIREKKLREKAEQDRYELEKSFEHLQNEMRMASDALRRSEETKELYFEKSRVNEEQMQLTECKANHFKTEMDRLRERQMKIEREKHDLEKKIRDADFFVHQLTVENDKREAETEKLKKELICAKMAEREATARLLHFLNSGRKSSTDSLLTASTVSNAVNTSSSLAAISTPSLTTSSSTNDMETAGGADLTTSASHYLVQGDNSSGISDDFEPKEFILTDNEMEQITNEMERNHLEYLRKSKKQVQNQLQTLRSEIAPHKIEENQSNLDILSEAQIKAGENKYSTLKKLKSGSTKARVAFFEEL